TCAAGATCGCCAGGGTCGGTGGTGGGGCGGCCGGCCGCGTTCAGCACCTGGCCCTCTGGCACAGACTTCCCCTGCGCCGCCAGAATGCGCGCCTTGAAGCCGGCCAGGGCGCTCGTCGCCATGTCGAAGACCAGCGGATGCTCGCGGCCAGACGGCGCCGCGAAGCAGATCGGGTTGGTGCCCAGGCTCTTGGAGCGCCCGCCCGGGGCCGGCATCAGCGGCACCACGTTCGCCGCCGCCATGCCGATGAACCCGGCCTTCGCGGCCAGCGCCGGGAACGGGGCCGCCCCGATGAAGTGGCCCGAGTTCTGGATACCGGCCGTCGCGATGCCCCGCGTCGCGGCCTTCTCGATGCACCAGCGCATCGCCTGGAACGAGGCCGCCACGCCGCAGCCACGGTCGCCGTCCAGCAGCAGCGAAGAGTCCGTCTCGCGGACCACCCGGATGGTCGGCGCAGGGTTCAGTGCGCCGCTCTTGAGCCACTTGTGGACTTCGCCGAAGAACCAGACGCCGTGATCGTCGTAGCCGCGCATCTCGGCGTCGATCAGCACCTCGGCCGTCTCAGCCGCGTGCGCCGCCGACATGCCGTCGGCCATCAGCGCCTGCTCGACGCTCCTGGTCAGGTCGGCCAGACCGACAACCCGCTCCGCTGCTCCCTGTGCTGTCATCGCAACGTCCCTCCTTCGATCGCCGGCGATCTCTCCGGGCGGCCGCACCGGTGAGGCTGGGATGCGGTCGCTCACTTGTGTCAAGGGAAAGCCGTTCAGTATAGTTGCACGAGGCAGCCGCCGCCCTGGCGGTGGTCCAGTCTGCCCCTCGCGGCGC
The genomic region above belongs to Chloroflexota bacterium and contains:
- a CDS encoding Ldh family oxidoreductase, whose product is MTAQGAAERVVGLADLTRSVEQALMADGMSAAHAAETAEVLIDAEMRGYDDHGVWFFGEVHKWLKSGALNPAPTIRVVRETDSSLLLDGDRGCGVAASFQAMRWCIEKAATRGIATAGIQNSGHFIGAAPFPALAAKAGFIGMAAANVVPLMPAPGGRSKSLGTNPICFAAPSGREHPLVFDMATSALAGFKARILAAQGKSVPEGQVLNAAGRPTTDPGDLDRGGSLAPVGGYKGFGLALMVEILAGVLTGAQFGQNAGVVNGKEGHFFLALNPEIFMPREEFTRRMDELLGWVKSGDRIEGVEEIYYPGERGQRRAAGMIGAGKVTLAPVAWKTLSDICAETGVALPA